CTTTTCAAAAGATATAAAGTTGGAACAAAAGTAAATCTTGAAACTGATATGTTTGCTAGATATATTTTTAATATGTTTAAATCAAATGATGAAAAATTAACTTGGGAAAAAGTTGAAGGAATTATGGCAAGATATTAATAAAGATAAAAAAGAGTTTTATTTACTCTTTTTATCTTCTTCTATTTTTTCTGGTTTTGTTTCTGTATCTTGTGTAGAGTTTTTATAAATATAAAAAAATCTTCTTTTTAGAACTTCTGCATATGGATCAATTACTGCTTCTTGCATATCTGGCATTTTATTTATAGATACAACTTTTCCTACTTTTAAACCTTTGAAGAAAATATTATCCATTCCTGAAGTTATAACTTCATCACCAATATTTATATCAATCCAAATAGGAATATATTTTGCAAGAATATATTTGCTTTTACTTAAGTTATGAATAATTCCAGGAGCTTTTGTTTCACCTATATAAACAGCATAATTTGCTTTTTCATTTCCATTTAATAAAGCAAGTGCTTTACCATTTTTCTTAATAACAATTCCAGCTGCATAGTTATCAACAATCAGACCTTCAATTTTGTCATCTTGTTTATCTTTATCTAACCATACTTTTGTAAAATCATCAAATTCAACGTATGATAGAACTCTACTTTGAGTAACTTTCTCATTTATTTGGTCAATACTATTGATACTATTTTCTATATCTTTTAGTTTTTGATTTTTGCTTTCATATAAGAATTTGTATTGCTTTAATTCAGAGTTCTCTTTTTTAAGATTATCAATACTACTTGCTTGATAAAAGTACATATCTAAGAAGTTGTCAACTGCTTCAACTTTATTTATATAAAATTGTTTTACATTATTTAGAAGGGTGAATTTTTCACCAAAAAGTTTGTTTACATCTAAGATGTATAACAAACTTATGATTAGAAAAAGAATAATAAATATTAGTTTATTCATTACTGATTAATTTAAGTAGCTCCGCTTGATTTAATACATTACTTGTACCGTATGCAACTGCAAGTAATGGTTCATCTGCAACTTTTACAGGAAGTTTAATAATATCAGCTAAATAAGTATCTAGCCCTTTAATTAAAGCTCCACCACCAGTTAAAATAACTCCATTATCAACAATATCACTTGCTAAATCAGGTGGCATATCCTCTAATACACTCTTAACTGCTGAAACAATCTCTTTAAGAGGTTCTTTTATAGCAGTTCTAACACCTTCACTTCCTAATTCAATAGTAGAAAGTAATCCAGAGTTATCTCTACCTTTTACTTTGATTTTTAACTCTTTTTCAAGTTTTATAGCAGTACCAATCTCAATTTTGATATTTTCTGCTGTTCTTTCACCAATGTATAAGTTATAGTTTTGTCTTACATAATCCATGATAGATTTATCAAATCTATCTCCAGCTACTTTTATAGATTTACATAATACTAATCCACCAAGTGAAGTTACACCAATTTCAGTTGTACCACCACCTATATCAACTACAACATAACCAGAAGGGTCAGATACTGGAATTCCTGCACCAATTGCTGCTGCCATTGGTTCTTCAACTAAGAAAACTTCTCTAGCTCCTGCACTTAATGCAGACTCTTTTACAGCTTTTTTTTCAACTTGAGTAATTCCAAAAGGAATACAAATTATTATTCTAGGTCTAATGAAAGATTTTCTTGAGTGAGCTTTTTCAATGAAATATCTAATCATTCTTTCAGTCATCTCAAAATCTGCGATTACACCATCTTTCATAGGTCTT
The window above is part of the Arcobacter sp. CECT 8986 genome. Proteins encoded here:
- the mreC gene encoding rod shape-determining protein MreC; its protein translation is MLYILDVNKLFGEKFTLLNNVKQFYINKVEAVDNFLDMYFYQASSIDNLKKENSELKQYKFLYESKNQKLKDIENSINSIDQINEKVTQSRVLSYVEFDDFTKVWLDKDKQDDKIEGLIVDNYAAGIVIKKNGKALALLNGNEKANYAVYIGETKAPGIIHNLSKSKYILAKYIPIWIDINIGDEVITSGMDNIFFKGLKVGKVVSINKMPDMQEAVIDPYAEVLKRRFFYIYKNSTQDTETKPEKIEEDKKSK
- a CDS encoding rod shape-determining protein, with the protein product MLNKLIGLFSNDMAIDLGTANTVVSIRGKGIIINEPSVVAVQHDRYGKDKILAVGQEAKQMIGKTPLNIQAVRPMKDGVIADFEMTERMIRYFIEKAHSRKSFIRPRIIICIPFGITQVEKKAVKESALSAGAREVFLVEEPMAAAIGAGIPVSDPSGYVVVDIGGGTTEIGVTSLGGLVLCKSIKVAGDRFDKSIMDYVRQNYNLYIGERTAENIKIEIGTAIKLEKELKIKVKGRDNSGLLSTIELGSEGVRTAIKEPLKEIVSAVKSVLEDMPPDLASDIVDNGVILTGGGALIKGLDTYLADIIKLPVKVADEPLLAVAYGTSNVLNQAELLKLISNE